ACGCACCTTGAGCCCAGCATGCCCGAGCGGGAGGAGGCTTTTTATAGTCACGAGTTCTGGCGTGTCCAATTCGCTGCTTATAAAGCATTACGCGTACAAGGTGGCGCGCTCAGATATGTTCTGCTGGATGGCGCTAAGGTCGTAGGGCAGATTGGCTTTGATCAGATTATCAGAGGCCCGTTTCAGGCGTGTTATCTGGGCTACAGCATGGATGTTGACTATCAGGGAAGAGGGCTGATGAAAGAGGCCCTACGGGGAGCGCTTGAATATGTTACCGGTGAGTTTGGGCTTCACCGGGTTATGGCCAACTACGAGCCTGACAATGTCCGCAGTGCTCGTCTGCTCAAGTCATTGGGGTTTGAGCGCGAAGGTTACGCGAGAAAATACCTGAAGCTTAACGGCGTCTGGAAGGATCACATTCTCACCAGCTATCTGGCGGAGCGGGCGTGAGGCGCTCGCAGCAGTCCTACGCCCTCACCATCAACTCAGCCCTGCAATTTCACGCACACGTTGTTTATCTGCCTCCAGTGTCAGCGCCGCTTCTGCTCTGGCCAGTGCCAGTTCAGCCTGATGCACTGCGGCTGCCCTGAAGGTTTCATCACCCATTGCGCTCAAGGCCTTGAGGGTCTTTTGCAGGCGGATTTGCACTTCGACCAGCGCGGCTCCGTCGCGGGCTATCAGTGCAAATGCATCATCAAAAATATCCTCGTTACACAGCGGCGGTACGTGCACGCGCGGGTAGAGTGGTTCGCTGTCTTCATAGCCTCGTGACCAGCCGCACAGAAGCCGCGCCAGGCGTCCGATGACGTC
The Pseudomonas mendocina DNA segment above includes these coding regions:
- a CDS encoding GNAT family N-acetyltransferase, encoding MKTLLLSAGNIQLVDMLLSSPESVADYFRRNKTHLEPSMPEREEAFYSHEFWRVQFAAYKALRVQGGALRYVLLDGAKVVGQIGFDQIIRGPFQACYLGYSMDVDYQGRGLMKEALRGALEYVTGEFGLHRVMANYEPDNVRSARLLKSLGFEREGYARKYLKLNGVWKDHILTSYLAERA